A region of Calypte anna isolate BGI_N300 chromosome 22, bCalAnn1_v1.p, whole genome shotgun sequence DNA encodes the following proteins:
- the ERLIN2 gene encoding erlin-2, whose amino-acid sequence MTPPPSASRAKKPPPPGMAQLGAIAALALSFLAAAFLSAIHKIEEGHIGVYYRGGALLTSTSGPGFHLMLPFITSYKSVQTTLQTDEVKNVPCGTSGGVMIYFDRIEVVNFLIQSAVYDIVKNYTADYDKALIFNKIHHELNQFCSVHTLQEVYIELFDQIDENLKLALQQDLTTMAPGLIIQAVRVTKPNIPETIRRNYELMESEKTKLLIAAQKQKVVEKEAETERKKALIEAEKIAQVAEITYGQKVMEKETEKRISEIEDAAFLAREKARADAECYTAMKIAEANKLKLTPEYLQLMKYKAIAANSKIYFGKDIPNMFMDYAGSQTKFAEGFAEGLQEEDGTSEDPKVPS is encoded by the exons ATGACGCCACCTCCGAGCGCCTCCCGGGCCAAGAAGCCTCCGCCGCCCGGCATGGCCCAGTTGGGCGCCATCGCGGCCCTGGCCCTCAGCTTCCTCGCCGCCGCTTTCCTCTCCGCCATCCACAAGATCGAGGAGGGACACATCGGCGTTTATTACCG CGGCGGAGCTTTGCTGACCTCCACCAGCGGGCCCGGCTTCCACCTCATGCTGCCCTTCATCACGTCCTACAAGTCAGtgcag ACCACGCTGCAAACGGATGAGGTGAAAAACGTGCCCTGTGGGACCAG TGGGGGAGTGATGATTTATTTTGACAGAATCGAGGTGGTGAATTTCCTCATCCAGAGTGCAG tgtaTGACATTGTGAAGAACTACACTGCTGACTATGACAAAGCCCTCATCTTCAACAAGATCCACCACGAGCTGAACCAGTTCTGCAGTGTCCACACCCTCCAGGAGGTTTACATTGAGCTTTTTG atCAGATTGATGAAAACCTGAAACTGGCTTTGCAACAAGACTTAACTACTATGGCCCCTGGCTTGATCATACAG gCAGTTCGAGTTACAAAGCCAAACATCCCTGAAACAATCCGGAGGAATTATGAGCTCAT GGAGAGTGAGAAGACAAAGCTTCTGATTGCAGCCCAGAAGCAGAAGGTGgtggagaaggaagcagagacagaaaggaaaaaagccctcATTG aggcagaaaaaattGCCCAAGTTGCTGAAATAACTTATGGACAGAAAgtgatggaaaaggaaacagagaagagaaTTTCAGAGATTGAAG atgctgCATTCCTGGCAAGGGAGAAGGCCCGAGCTGATGCTGAGTGCTACACAGCCATGAAAATAGCTGAGGCCAACAAG ctgaagTTAACTCCTGAGTACTTGCAGCTGATGAAATACAAAGCAATTGCAGCAAACAGCAAGATCTATTTTGGCAAAGATATTCCCAACATGTTCATGGACTATGCAGGAAGCCAGACCAAATTTGCAGAGGGATTTGCAGAAGGACTCCAAGAAGAAGATGGAACCAGTGAGGACCCAAAAGTTCCTTCCTAA
- the PLPBP gene encoding pyridoxal phosphate homeostasis protein translates to MWRAGMAAGDGLGPALRAVTEQLQQAAARRPPGLPAVQPRLVAVSKTKPAEMVLDAYSHGQRSFGENYVQELLEKASDSRILSSCPEIKWHFIGHLQKNNVNKLIAVPNLFMLETVDSVKLADRVNSSWQKKGSSQRLKVMVQVNTSGEDSKHGLAPGDTTAAVEHVITKCPSLEFVGLMTIGSIGHDLSKGPNPDFQLLLSLRQEVCEKLNLPLEKVELSMGMSTDFQHAVEVGSTNVRIGSTIFGERDYSNKAVGGKAPAEAKDKTETMAAQGH, encoded by the exons ATGTGGAGAGCGGGCATGGCCGCCGGGGACGGGCTGGGCCCTGCGCTCCGCGCTGTCACCGAGCAACTGCAGCAAGCGGCAGCGCGGAGACCTCCG GGGCTGCCAGCAGTGCAGCCACGGTTGGTGGCAGTCAGCAAGACCAAGCCAGCAGAGATGGTGCTGGATGCTTACAGCCACGGGCAACGCAGCTTTGGGGAGAATTAT GTTcaagagctgctggaaaaggCATCAGACTCCAGA atTCTCTCCTCTTGCCCTGAGATTAAGTGGCATTTTATTGGCCATCTGCAGAAAAACAATGTCAACAAGTTGATTG ctgtCCCCAACCTTTTCATGTTGGAAACAGTGGATTCTGTGAAACTGGCTGACAGAGTCAACAGCTCCTGGCAGAAAAAAGGCTCCTCCCAGAGGCTGAAGGTCATGGTGCAAGTGAACACGAGTGGAGAAGACA GTAAACATGGCCTTGCTCCTGGAGACACCACAGCTGCTGTGGAACATGTCATCACCAAGTGTCCCAGCCTGGAGTTTGTGGGGCTGATGACAATTGGCAGCATTGGGCACGACCTCAGTAAGGGCCCAAATCCTGATTTccag ctgctgctctccctgagGCAGGAGGTGTGTGAAAAGCTGAATCTCCCCCTGGAAAAGGTGGAGCTGAGCATGGGAATGTCCACAGACTTCCAGCATGCA gTAGAGGTTGGATCCACCAACGTCAGGATTGGAAGCACTATTTTTGGAGAGAGAGATTATTCCAACAAAGCAGTTGGTGGCAAGGCCCCTGCTgaagcaaaagacaaaacagagaCCATGGCAGCTCAGGGTCATTAa